The nucleotide sequence GTCAACGATCCAGCTTTTGACGGGGCTGCAGCCTTAAAGAATCATCGGCAGCAGCTTCTGGAAAAACGCCGCCAGCTCGATCTCTTGATCACTAATGTGGGAAACACCATTTCCGCAGCGGAAAGGGAAATCCAAATGACTGACAAGGAAAAGTTTGAAGGGTTCAAGCAAAAGCTCGTGGATGACAACGAACAGCAATACGGCGAAGAAGTGCGTGCCAAATACGGCGACGACTTGGTCGATCGCTCAAATGCCAGAATGCTGAATATGAGCGAAGCGCAGTACGAAGAATTTATGAGCATCGAAAGCACGCTCATGGAAAAATTGGCTGAAGCCTGTGAAACGGGAGATCCGGCAAGCGGCATTGCCCAACAAACAGCCGACCTGCACAGACAATGGCTGAGCTTCACATGGCCGATGTACAGCAAAGAAGCGCATGCGGGGCTTGCCGAGATGTATGTAGCCGATGAGCGTTTTGCCGCTTACTACAACAAAGTGCATCCAAATGCAGCCAAGTTCCTTCGGGATGCGATTTTGATCTACGCCGGCAGAAGCGAATAAAGAAAGAAAAAGGTTCCAGCCAAACGGCTGGAACCTTTGAGCTTGTAGACAAAAGAATTTTTACGCATGATAACTGAATAAATATCCGCTTGGAGAGAAAATCCAGGATCCTTCGTTTCAGCCGGACGCGTTCCGCGGGCTTTCACTTCGGATCCTTAACATGAAGGCTATCTAGAGATGTCACTTTTCACCTTGGGATGTCTTTTAAGCTTCAATCGAATGATCATTCAGTTGCGAATCAAAGAGAGACGCCCCAACCGGTTCGGCCACGGAGACTCCTGTGGGAGCAGTGAAGGAGCAACGCGACGGAGCGACGAAAGCTGAAGACCCCGCAGGAACGTTAGTGACGAGGAGGCTGAAGCTGAGCCCACGGAAAGCGAAGTGGCCGGTTCGGTTGATTTTATGCATTGCTATACATTTCATCTAGACTTTGTCTACAGTTTGAAAGGTTCCAGCCAAACGGCTGGAACCTTTTTCTTATGTAATATAGCTTTACAAACTCTTAACAGGAATTTACATATTTAAAATAAGAATCGATCATTTAGTTTGCTATACTCAAGGTGACTAAGGTACTGAACGTAAAATTGCTTCATTCAAAAGGAGAGGTTTACATGCTTGAAAGAGGAAAAGAACCACTTGTTTCTGTAAAAGTCATGTCATTTAACATCGCTCACGGTTTAGGAATGAACGGAATAGTGGACTTGGAAAAAACGGCAGGCATTATTGAAGATTCCTGTGCCCATATTGTCGCTTTGCAGGAAGTCGACCGTTGCTTTTCGGAGCGCAGCGCTTTTGCGGATCAAGTGCAATGGCTAAGCGAAAGGTTGGGCATGCAGGCAGTATTTGGGGCGAACCTCGATTTTGAACCGGTGGAAGCGGACGGACCGCGCCGCCAATACGGCAATGCGATTTTAAGCAAACACCCGATCAAGTATTCGGAAAATCATTTGTTGACCCAAGTGCTGACCGACTTTGGCAAGAATGAGCAGCGCGGCATCTTGGAAGCGGTGATTGAAATTAAAGGGAACTTGATTACGGTGTATAACACTCACCTGGCATTAGAGGAAGAAGAGTTGAAAGTCAGCATTGGCGAACTGGTCGGCATCATCGAAAAGCGCAGCTTTCCACGAATCGTTCTGGGAGATTTCAATGCACTTCCACGGGATGGACAAATTAAGAGATTGAACCGCCATTTAAGCGACGCTTTTTTGAAATTGAAAAGAGGAGACGCTTATACGTATCCGGCACCTTATCAAAATGCGGAAACAGGTGAAAACTTCAAACCGATTACCCGCATCGATTATATTTTCGCTGATCCCGAGCTGGATCCGGTGCAAGTAGCGGTTATGGAAACGGATGTCTCGGACCATTTGCCGATTGCAGCAGATTTTGTTGTCACGCCGCTCCAAAAACCGTTGCAGAAGCCAGCGCAGACTGCCTTCCCGAAAGTCATTGTTTCTTAAACTTCTTAAAGATGGCATTAGCAGGAATAATTTTGATGTTCAAAAATTATACGAAAATAGAGCACATAAGTAAGTGCTTTTGTATCAGAAAATTGCTATAATCAATGCATCTATTATCCCTTGCCATGGACTCGGTTCATATTAAAAGGAGATGTTTTTTATGGAGAGTGACAAAATCCCCCCCACGGTGCCCATTAAAGTGATGTCGTTTAATATCGCTCACGGACTCGGCATGGACAACATTGTAGACTTGGAAAGAACAGCAAAGGTCATTGAACAGTCAGGAGCAGAAATCGTCGGTTTGCAGGAGCTTGACCGGCATTTTACGGACCGCAGTGAATTTATCGATCAGGTAGATTGGCTGAGCCATCGGCTGGGCATGTACGGTGCGTTTGGCGCCAATTTGGATCTGGAGCCGAATGAACCCGAAAGGCCACGGCGCCAATACGGCAATGCGGTTTTAAGCAAACATCCGATCAAGTATGTTGAAAACCACCTGCTGACAAAAGTTATCTCTCCCATTGCAAACAGTGAACAACGTGGAATACTGGAAGTCGTACTCGAAGTAAAAGGAACGTATGTGAGCTTTTTCAACACTCATTTGTCATTAAAAGAGGAAGAGCTGAAAGTCAGTATTGATGAAATTCTGGAGATTACGGAAAAAAGCCGCTTCCCTAAAATCATTACAGGTGATTTTAATGCAGATCCCGACCATCTGCAGATCAAAAGAATGGAAAATCATTTTGACGATGTGTTCTTAAAAACTGGCAAAAACAATATGTATACGTATCCGGCTCCTTATGAACACGACAGCGATGGCGTGAAGTTAAAACCGGTAACACGCATCGACTATATTTTTACAGATCAACACTTGGAGCCCGAACAAGCCGCTGTTATCGAAACGTCCATATCGGACCATTTGCCGATTACAGCAGATTTGGTTCTGTCGCGAGTAGGCAGTAAAATGAAAACGGCTAATGGAGCCAGAAGCTTAAAGTGACTCAACCCCTTTTATTCAGCAATTGAACTTATCCGGAGAAGCATTTTCTCCTATATAAAAAACTGTAACCAAGCTCAGGAAAAGATGAACTTGGTTACAGTTTTTTATTTTGTGCATTATCCGTAAACGCGTACGCTGCTGGACTCGCTGCGTCTGCATAGCTTCACCAGCAAGTAGACAAGCGGAGTATCGCAAGCAGCTGCAAGCCACTTAAAGGCGTATTGCGTAAAGATCATGGCCACAAGTGCGGCAGTAGGCATGGTGCCATAAAAAGCGATGGCGATAAAAATCGTTGTATCGACCAATTGGCTTACCATTGTTGATGCGTTATTGCGCAGCCAAAGTTTGG is from Planococcus liqunii and encodes:
- a CDS encoding MerR family transcriptional regulator, which translates into the protein MEYTIQKLGNLAGVSTRTLRYYDEIGILKPARKNSAGYRIYGRREVDKLQQILFYRELGLDLDSIKQLVNDPAFDGAAALKNHRQQLLEKRRQLDLLITNVGNTISAAEREIQMTDKEKFEGFKQKLVDDNEQQYGEEVRAKYGDDLVDRSNARMLNMSEAQYEEFMSIESTLMEKLAEACETGDPASGIAQQTADLHRQWLSFTWPMYSKEAHAGLAEMYVADERFAAYYNKVHPNAAKFLRDAILIYAGRSE
- a CDS encoding endonuclease/exonuclease/phosphatase family protein, yielding MLERGKEPLVSVKVMSFNIAHGLGMNGIVDLEKTAGIIEDSCAHIVALQEVDRCFSERSAFADQVQWLSERLGMQAVFGANLDFEPVEADGPRRQYGNAILSKHPIKYSENHLLTQVLTDFGKNEQRGILEAVIEIKGNLITVYNTHLALEEEELKVSIGELVGIIEKRSFPRIVLGDFNALPRDGQIKRLNRHLSDAFLKLKRGDAYTYPAPYQNAETGENFKPITRIDYIFADPELDPVQVAVMETDVSDHLPIAADFVVTPLQKPLQKPAQTAFPKVIVS
- a CDS encoding endonuclease/exonuclease/phosphatase family protein, whose amino-acid sequence is MESDKIPPTVPIKVMSFNIAHGLGMDNIVDLERTAKVIEQSGAEIVGLQELDRHFTDRSEFIDQVDWLSHRLGMYGAFGANLDLEPNEPERPRRQYGNAVLSKHPIKYVENHLLTKVISPIANSEQRGILEVVLEVKGTYVSFFNTHLSLKEEELKVSIDEILEITEKSRFPKIITGDFNADPDHLQIKRMENHFDDVFLKTGKNNMYTYPAPYEHDSDGVKLKPVTRIDYIFTDQHLEPEQAAVIETSISDHLPITADLVLSRVGSKMKTANGARSLK